A region from the Saccharomonospora azurea NA-128 genome encodes:
- a CDS encoding thiolase family protein, with product MTDVFVLDAVRTPFGRYGGALSGVRPDDLAAHVLRTLGERHDLDPSEVDEVILGDANGAGEDNRNVARMATLLAGWPTSVPGSTVNRLCGSSLDAAMQASRLVALGDASVVVAGGVESMSRAPWVVPKPEKAFPSGNATLHSTALGWRMVNPRMPEQWTVSLGEGTELLAQRYGIGRDEQDEFALRSHRAAASAWDAGFYDDHVIPVEGTDLRRDEGIRPDTSPEKLAKLKPAFRQDGTVTAGNASPLSDGASAVLLADSDGADRIGATPMARIAGRGAAGVDPDVFGIGPVKAAEIALKRAGIGWGDLAAVELNEAFAAQSLACLADWRELDPAIVNVHGGAIAIGHPLGASGGRILGTLAHALRRRGGGWGLAAICIGVGQGLAVVLEA from the coding sequence ATGACGGACGTCTTCGTCCTCGACGCCGTACGGACGCCGTTCGGGCGCTACGGCGGCGCGCTGTCGGGCGTGCGGCCCGACGACCTCGCCGCGCACGTGCTGCGCACGCTGGGCGAGCGCCACGACCTCGACCCGTCCGAGGTGGACGAGGTCATCCTCGGCGACGCGAACGGTGCGGGCGAGGACAACCGCAACGTCGCCCGCATGGCCACGTTGCTCGCCGGGTGGCCCACGAGCGTGCCCGGCAGCACGGTGAACCGGCTGTGCGGTTCCAGCCTCGACGCCGCGATGCAGGCGAGCAGGCTCGTGGCGCTGGGCGACGCGTCGGTGGTGGTCGCGGGCGGCGTGGAGTCGATGAGCCGCGCGCCGTGGGTGGTGCCGAAGCCGGAGAAGGCCTTCCCGAGCGGGAACGCGACACTGCACTCCACCGCCCTGGGCTGGCGCATGGTGAACCCGCGGATGCCGGAGCAGTGGACCGTGTCGCTCGGGGAAGGCACCGAGTTGCTCGCGCAGCGCTACGGCATCGGTCGCGACGAGCAGGACGAGTTCGCGTTGCGCAGCCACCGGGCCGCCGCGAGCGCGTGGGACGCCGGGTTCTACGACGACCACGTGATCCCGGTCGAGGGCACGGACCTGCGGCGCGACGAGGGCATCCGGCCCGACACGTCTCCCGAGAAGCTCGCGAAGCTCAAGCCGGCGTTCCGCCAGGACGGCACGGTGACGGCGGGCAACGCCTCGCCGCTGTCCGACGGCGCCTCGGCGGTCCTGCTCGCCGACTCCGACGGAGCGGACCGGATCGGGGCGACGCCGATGGCGCGGATCGCGGGCCGCGGCGCGGCGGGAGTCGATCCGGACGTGTTCGGCATCGGACCGGTGAAGGCCGCCGAGATCGCGCTGAAGCGGGCCGGTATCGGGTGGGGCGACCTCGCCGCGGTGGAGCTGAACGAGGCGTTCGCCGCGCAGTCGCTGGCCTGCCTCGCCGACTGGCGCGAGCTGGACCCGGCCATCGTGAACGTCCACGGCGGAGCGATCGCGATCGGACATCCGCTGGGCGCCTCGGGTGGGCGCATCCTCGGCACCCTGGCCCACGCGCTGCGCAGGCGCGGCGGCGGGTGGGGCCTGGCCGCCATCTGCATCGGCGTCGGTCAGGGGCTCGCCGTGGTCCTGGAAGCGTGA